The Triticum aestivum cultivar Chinese Spring chromosome 3A, IWGSC CS RefSeq v2.1, whole genome shotgun sequence genome includes a region encoding these proteins:
- the LOC123060648 gene encoding uncharacterized protein yields MAQAIEAQREGAEVYHGAALCAEKAVELLAETNMPLGLLPLADIEEVGYNRATGFVWLRQKKALTHTFKQIGRQVSYGTEVTAFVEDRKMKRMTGVKSKELLIWITLCDMYIDKDDPSKITFKTPTGLGRTFPVSAFEKEDCGKAKAAAGGGKEALVAK; encoded by the coding sequence ATGGCGCAGGCGATCGAGGCTCAGAGGGAGGGCGCGGAGGTGTACCACGGCGCGGCGCTGTGCGCGGAGAAGGCGGTGGAGCTGCTGGCGGAGACCAACATGCCGCTGGGCCTGCTGCCGCTGGCGGATATCGAGGAGGTGGGCTACAACCGCGCCACCGGCTTCGTCTGGCTGCGCCAGAAGAAGGCGCTCACGCACACCTTCAAGCAGATCGGGCGGCAGGTCTCGTACGGCACCGAGGTGACGGCCTTCGTCGAGGACCGCAAGATGAAGCGCATGACCGGGGTCAAGAGCAAGGAGCTCCTCATCTGGATCACCCTCTGCGACATGTACATCGAcaaggacgacccctccaagatcACCTTCAAGACGCCCACCGGGCTCGGGAGGACCTTCCCCGTCTCCGCCTTCGAGAAGGAGGACTGCGGCAAGGCCAAGGCCGCAGCCGGCGGCGGCAAGGAGGCCCTCGTGGCCAAGTAA